In a single window of the Orbaceae bacterium lpD04 genome:
- a CDS encoding isochorismatase family cysteine hydrolase encodes MKALISIDYTNDFIAGNGALTIAPAGALIELALVKLTKSFIDDNHLVVFAIDAHHPFDKFHPENQLFPPHNIIGSEGQKLYGSLNQFYLQNQSSPDVYWLNKRHYSAFCGTDLDLRLRERHITELHLTGVCTDICVLHTAIDAYNLGYQIIVHKNAVASFNPAGNQFALNHFQHALGASVI; translated from the coding sequence ATGAAAGCGCTTATTTCAATTGATTATACTAATGATTTTATTGCCGGTAATGGCGCATTAACCATCGCACCAGCAGGTGCACTTATCGAGTTAGCGCTTGTTAAGTTGACTAAATCATTTATCGATGATAATCACTTGGTTGTTTTTGCTATCGATGCCCACCATCCATTTGATAAATTTCATCCTGAAAATCAACTCTTCCCTCCACATAATATTATCGGTAGTGAAGGACAAAAATTATATGGATCATTAAATCAGTTCTATCTTCAAAATCAGTCATCACCCGATGTTTATTGGCTAAATAAACGCCACTACTCTGCATTTTGCGGTACCGATCTCGATTTACGATTACGTGAACGTCATATTACAGAGCTTCATCTTACCGGCGTATGTACAGACATTTGTGTGCTACATACCGCAATTGATGCTTACAATCTAGGCTATCAAATCATCGTACATAAAAATGCTGTTGCAAGTTTTAACCCTGCTGGTAATCAATTTGCACTTAATCATTTTCAACACGCATTAGGTGCTAGCGTTATATAA
- the vgrG gene encoding type VI secretion system tip protein VgrG, giving the protein MNNNVSLVSPLSRLFAHNRYRLTINDLISPISILSIDGYEILDEPWCYKIIFTSSDKRIDLNQVLTQSASLSFLPQSTTEILAKISSLEIPSAPRTLYGVITAFSLLSVNQDEAHYQIALQPRLAMLANSHHNAIYQNQSVVTVVEEVLRKHGFTGIDYRFELNNNYPKRELITQWDESDLEFIQRLLADIGIWFRFETNDKHQCDIIVMSDYEQGLYDGGSITQQAPSGMVDTIKRSVWDINQRTSLIESQIILNDSNYRRAQSDMLAAINTQPQDETLVGTNYRYGEHYAQKSDRDTVESGIWYATIRHQQKISQQTLIEGKSNDYHLMPGQKIIIDNTSELNHQRLIILSTKCYGDRSEAYQLRFTAIPFDELKPYRPTLRQWPIINGTLPARVSSPDNDTYGYIDTQGRYRVKFDYDLTTWPAGQESLWLRLAKPYAGDSYGIHFPLTDGTQVAVAYVNGDPDRPYIAHAMHDSTHPDHVTTTNKHRNVIRTPANNKLRMDDKRGQEHIKLATEYAKTQLNLGHLVDSEKVQRGEGFELRTDNWGAVAANKGLYLAAQTQPKAQGQQLDMQAAITQLENALSIAKALQNAANTAQAHQADTDSQQQLQVALKQLTKAGIIAYAPNGIGLTSDENIQLSSGNSITLTSEAQTDINTLENITLAAGDAVSLFAHKAGIKAFANQGKVEIQAQNSAMDLAAKQNVKIDSVDGKITITATNTITLICGGSYVKIDANGIELATASNVTFKSTALQKMGPSQLSTSRRLPSQAFADPDLLPEYQPMESDNMWFSG; this is encoded by the coding sequence ATGAATAACAATGTTAGTCTTGTTTCGCCTCTGAGTAGATTATTTGCTCATAATCGTTATCGTTTAACGATAAACGACCTAATATCACCAATTTCTATTTTATCAATAGACGGTTATGAAATCCTTGATGAACCTTGGTGCTATAAGATTATATTTACAAGTTCTGATAAGCGAATCGATCTTAACCAGGTTTTAACGCAATCGGCATCTCTTAGTTTTCTACCTCAATCTACGACTGAAATATTAGCAAAGATTAGCTCACTAGAAATTCCATCAGCTCCTCGTACTTTGTATGGTGTTATTACTGCGTTCTCTCTATTATCAGTTAATCAAGATGAAGCGCACTATCAAATTGCGTTACAACCAAGATTGGCGATGTTAGCGAATTCTCATCATAATGCGATTTATCAAAATCAAAGTGTTGTAACGGTAGTTGAAGAGGTATTACGTAAGCATGGTTTTACAGGGATTGATTACCGTTTTGAACTAAATAATAACTACCCTAAGCGCGAACTCATAACCCAATGGGATGAAAGTGATCTCGAATTTATTCAGCGATTACTCGCTGATATTGGTATTTGGTTCCGTTTTGAAACTAACGATAAGCATCAATGTGATATTATTGTTATGAGTGATTATGAACAAGGTTTATATGATGGTGGCTCGATAACCCAACAGGCGCCAAGCGGTATGGTCGACACGATTAAACGTAGTGTATGGGATATTAATCAGCGCACATCACTAATTGAATCACAAATAATCCTAAATGATAGTAATTATCGTCGTGCACAAAGTGATATGCTAGCAGCTATAAATACACAACCACAAGATGAGACGTTAGTCGGCACAAATTATCGTTATGGTGAACATTACGCGCAAAAAAGTGATCGAGATACGGTCGAAAGTGGCATATGGTATGCCACAATTCGCCATCAGCAAAAAATTAGCCAACAGACATTAATTGAAGGTAAATCAAACGACTACCATTTAATGCCAGGGCAAAAAATTATTATTGATAACACGTCTGAACTCAATCATCAAAGACTTATTATATTAAGCACCAAATGTTATGGTGATCGTAGTGAGGCTTATCAATTAAGGTTTACTGCCATCCCATTTGATGAGCTAAAACCCTACCGGCCAACCTTGCGTCAATGGCCAATAATTAATGGCACATTGCCAGCACGGGTAAGTAGCCCTGATAATGATACTTATGGCTATATTGATACGCAGGGTCGCTACCGCGTTAAATTTGATTATGATTTAACAACTTGGCCAGCAGGTCAAGAAAGTTTATGGTTGCGATTAGCTAAACCTTATGCGGGCGATAGTTATGGTATTCATTTTCCGCTTACTGATGGTACACAAGTTGCGGTAGCTTATGTTAATGGCGATCCCGATCGGCCTTATATTGCTCATGCTATGCACGACTCGACTCATCCTGATCATGTTACAACGACTAATAAACACCGTAATGTAATTAGAACGCCTGCTAATAACAAGCTGCGTATGGATGATAAACGAGGGCAAGAACATATCAAACTTGCTACCGAATATGCTAAAACTCAACTTAATTTAGGTCACTTAGTTGATAGTGAAAAAGTACAACGAGGTGAGGGATTTGAGCTACGCACTGATAATTGGGGCGCAGTTGCCGCCAATAAAGGCCTTTATTTGGCAGCACAAACTCAGCCGAAGGCTCAAGGACAACAGCTTGATATGCAAGCTGCTATTACGCAGTTAGAAAATGCATTATCGATTGCTAAGGCGCTACAAAATGCGGCTAATACCGCACAAGCTCACCAAGCTGATACCGATAGCCAACAGCAGCTACAAGTTGCCCTAAAACAGCTGACCAAAGCAGGAATTATTGCTTATGCACCTAACGGCATTGGCCTGACTAGTGATGAGAATATCCAATTATCGAGTGGTAACAGTATCACTTTGACTAGTGAGGCGCAAACCGATATCAATACACTAGAAAACATTACCTTAGCTGCTGGCGATGCAGTGAGTCTATTTGCTCATAAAGCGGGAATTAAGGCGTTTGCAAATCAAGGTAAAGTAGAAATTCAGGCACAAAATTCGGCAATGGATCTTGCAGCTAAACAAAATGTTAAAATAGATAGTGTTGATGGAAAAATAACGATTACAGCTACCAATACTATCACACTTATTTGTGGCGGATCGTATGTTAAAATCGACGCGAATGGTATTGAATTGGCAACAGCAAGTAATGTGACGTTTAAAAGTACGGCACTGCAAAAAATGGGACCAAGTCAACTTTCAACTAGCAGGCGCTTACCTAGTCAGGCATTTGCTGATCCTGACTTATTGCCAGAGTATCAGCCTATGGAATCCGATAATATGTGGTTTTCGGGATAA
- a CDS encoding DUF3100 domain-containing protein has product MEILKDYKVHLLALLVVVVCEFIGKQTFWVITVYPMLYAMIIGGAISLPKLKILKEKNMHHASSVMIVTLMLLIAKLGVAVGPKINEIFNAKLALIFQEVGHFAGTILLGLPLAMMLGMGREAVGATYSVAREPNIAIVADKYGLDSPEGRGVMAMYVCGTLYGAIWMSILASIIARLDIIHPYALAMGAGVGSGSMMAATLAPISDLYPAIAGEIKAYATAANLMSSVLGIYIYILFSLPFASFLYNVFNRFRNKKSGAK; this is encoded by the coding sequence ATGGAGATTTTAAAGGACTACAAAGTACATCTACTCGCACTATTAGTCGTTGTAGTTTGTGAATTTATTGGCAAACAAACTTTCTGGGTTATTACTGTTTACCCGATGTTATATGCCATGATTATTGGCGGTGCGATTAGCTTACCTAAGCTTAAAATTTTAAAAGAGAAAAATATGCATCATGCAAGTAGCGTTATGATAGTCACATTAATGCTTTTAATTGCTAAACTTGGTGTTGCCGTTGGTCCTAAAATCAATGAAATTTTCAATGCCAAGCTAGCACTTATATTTCAAGAAGTCGGGCATTTTGCAGGCACTATATTACTTGGTTTACCACTAGCAATGATGCTAGGCATGGGACGTGAAGCTGTCGGTGCTACCTACTCGGTTGCTCGCGAACCCAATATTGCCATTGTCGCCGACAAGTATGGTCTTGATTCTCCCGAAGGGCGCGGGGTAATGGCTATGTATGTGTGTGGCACGCTCTATGGCGCAATTTGGATGAGTATTTTGGCAAGTATTATTGCAAGGCTTGATATTATTCACCCTTACGCCCTTGCAATGGGGGCTGGCGTGGGTAGTGGTAGTATGATGGCGGCGACACTTGCACCAATTAGTGATCTTTATCCGGCAATAGCGGGTGAAATTAAAGCGTATGCAACTGCCGCTAATTTAATGTCTAGCGTACTTGGGATCTATATTTATATTCTATTCTCACTGCCTTTTGCATCATTTTTATATAATGTATTTAACCGTTTTCGTAATAAAAAATCAGGAGCAAAATAA
- a CDS encoding molybdopterin-synthase adenylyltransferase MoeB — translation MQQLTDKQLLRYDRQITLKGFDIDKQERLQNQSALIIGVGGLGCSASLFLASAGIGSLTLVDFDIVSESNLSRQILYTEQSLKHKKVLAAKQRLTQHNPDVLINTIDQRLDDKSLTAQIKQHTIVIDCSDNIQTRDQINRCCYQLKKPLISGAAIRMEGLLSVFTYQDDAPCYHCLSMLFGQEQLTCVEAGVMSPLVGMMGSLQAIEAIKVLTNYGKPLISRLLMVDVMTMQFNEIGFTKLPNCPVCST, via the coding sequence ATGCAACAACTGACCGATAAACAACTATTACGTTATGATCGCCAAATTACCCTTAAAGGATTTGATATTGATAAACAAGAGCGACTTCAAAACCAATCAGCACTTATTATTGGTGTTGGTGGTCTTGGTTGCAGTGCCTCATTATTTTTAGCTAGTGCAGGTATTGGCAGTTTAACCCTAGTTGATTTTGATATAGTAAGTGAATCAAATCTAAGTAGGCAAATTCTTTATACCGAGCAGTCGCTTAAGCATAAAAAAGTATTAGCAGCCAAACAACGACTAACCCAGCATAATCCTGATGTGTTAATTAATACTATTGATCAGCGATTAGATGATAAAAGTCTTACTGCGCAAATTAAACAGCATACTATTGTGATCGATTGTAGCGATAATATCCAAACTCGAGATCAAATTAATCGCTGCTGTTATCAGCTAAAAAAACCGCTTATTTCAGGTGCTGCAATTAGGATGGAAGGTTTATTATCGGTGTTTACCTATCAAGATGATGCACCTTGTTATCACTGCCTGAGCATGCTTTTTGGTCAAGAACAGTTAACATGTGTTGAGGCTGGCGTTATGTCGCCGTTAGTTGGCATGATGGGATCGCTTCAAGCAATTGAGGCAATAAAAGTATTAACCAATTACGGCAAACCTTTAATTAGCCGTTTATTAATGGTTGATGTTATGACGATGCAATTTAATGAAATCGGTTTTACCAAGCTACCTAATTGCCCGGTGTGTAGTACATAA
- a CDS encoding amidohydrolase, with protein MNKEQLKKQVCQAIAARKADIKAIAEAIWAEPELGYKETKTAEKVEAAFKKLGIEYKNKLALTGVKGRLKGGKGSKLSIAVIGELDAIICADHPAANELSGAAHCCGHNAQIANMMAVTMGLIDSEAMRYLAGDVVPFAVPAEEYVEITYRNRLIEEGKIKYIGGKPELIYRGEFDDIDMALQVHLTSVAKERENGFIEISTTSNGFIGKLIQYKGEAAHAAAAPHAGVNALNAAMMGMMGVHAIRETFREKDYIRFHPIITQGGDLVNVVPSDVRMESYVRAGNVPAIIDANERINQALKAGAMAVGAQCEIKDLPGYLPLQNNATLNDLLQNNAEQLIGKENVWVAPHMTGSTDTGDLSHIMPVSHPWIGSIRGGLHGKDYTVFDEDMAYIRPAQMMACTIIDLLYDDAVQAETLMASYKPLMTKEQYLQFLAKFDK; from the coding sequence ATGAATAAAGAACAGCTTAAAAAACAAGTCTGCCAAGCTATTGCCGCACGAAAAGCAGATATTAAAGCAATCGCAGAAGCAATTTGGGCAGAGCCAGAATTAGGCTATAAAGAGACCAAAACAGCTGAAAAAGTTGAAGCAGCATTTAAAAAACTGGGCATTGAATATAAAAACAAATTAGCATTAACTGGCGTTAAAGGCCGTTTAAAAGGTGGTAAAGGGAGTAAATTAAGTATTGCTGTCATTGGTGAACTTGATGCGATTATTTGTGCTGACCACCCTGCTGCTAATGAATTATCTGGCGCCGCTCACTGCTGTGGACACAATGCTCAAATTGCTAATATGATGGCGGTTACCATGGGGCTTATCGATTCTGAAGCAATGCGTTATTTAGCCGGTGATGTGGTGCCTTTTGCTGTGCCAGCTGAAGAGTATGTTGAAATTACTTACCGTAATCGTTTAATTGAAGAAGGTAAAATTAAATATATTGGCGGTAAGCCTGAACTCATCTATCGTGGTGAATTCGATGATATCGATATGGCACTACAAGTTCACTTAACCAGTGTGGCTAAAGAGCGTGAAAATGGCTTTATTGAAATTTCAACCACCAGTAATGGTTTTATTGGTAAATTAATTCAATATAAAGGCGAAGCGGCGCACGCAGCAGCAGCGCCACATGCTGGCGTTAATGCATTAAATGCTGCCATGATGGGGATGATGGGTGTACATGCCATTCGCGAAACATTTCGTGAAAAAGACTATATTCGCTTTCACCCTATTATAACCCAAGGTGGCGATTTAGTTAATGTCGTACCTAGCGATGTGCGCATGGAAAGTTATGTTCGAGCGGGTAATGTACCTGCAATTATTGATGCAAATGAACGAATTAACCAAGCCCTTAAAGCTGGTGCCATGGCTGTTGGTGCGCAGTGTGAAATCAAAGATCTGCCCGGTTATTTGCCACTACAAAATAATGCAACCCTCAATGATTTGTTGCAAAACAATGCTGAGCAGTTAATTGGTAAAGAAAATGTCTGGGTTGCACCGCATATGACTGGCAGCACCGATACCGGTGATTTATCTCATATTATGCCAGTTAGCCATCCTTGGATTGGCTCCATTCGGGGTGGTTTACACGGTAAAGATTATACTGTTTTTGATGAAGATATGGCCTATATTCGCCCAGCGCAAATGATGGCATGCACGATTATCGATTTACTTTATGATGATGCAGTACAGGCAGAAACGCTTATGGCTAGTTATAAGCCATTGATGACAAAAGAGCAGTATCTACAATTTTTAGCTAAATTCGACAAATAA